The Coffea arabica cultivar ET-39 chromosome 1e, Coffea Arabica ET-39 HiFi, whole genome shotgun sequence genome has a window encoding:
- the LOC113718729 gene encoding cytochrome c oxidase subunit 5C-2: MAAHKVAHATLTGPSVVKELIFGAVFGLAAGTLWKMHHWNEQRKVRAFYDLLEKGDISVVAEE, translated from the coding sequence ATGGCTGCCCATAAGGTCGCACATGCCACCTTGACAGGACCAAGTGTGGTGAAGGAGTTAATTTTTGGAGCTGTATTTGGACTAGCTGCTGGTACCTTGTGGAAGATGCATCACTGGAATGAGCAGAGAAAAGTTCGTGCATTTTATGACTTGCTGGAGAAAGGTGATATCAGTGTGGTCGCAGAAGAATAG
- the LOC113718722 gene encoding uncharacterized protein yields MARSLCCSTRCLLVLFLISAVPIGYVIRLGTAGKAGRQVYEYQSVGWLRECSKWDDVNSRFIVSLFEGGMGVVPILPEHHHPKASALEEIQVVKDADLAGNATLGFTIDRPRNRVVVCIADILGNRYSALAAYDITTWNRLFLTKLSGPEDEKAFADDVAVDEEGNSYVTDPKGGKIWKVGATGQFLATIRNPLFTPPGWQNQIVGIKGIIYHPNGYFLVVHTMAGQLYKVATNAVAGKEAGPVVRLVKLVEGGSLKFGDGLELLSPTKLIVAGNPTRLVETTDDWDTARVSGVTKGATHRIVTAATVKDGRVYLNHILGLGYPKRKHILMEAVF; encoded by the exons ATGGCTCGCTCCCTTTGCTGTTCCACCAGGTGTTTGTTGGTGTTGTTCCTGATATCAGCCGTGCCAATCGGATATGTGATAAGGCTGGGGACGGCTGGGAAGGCGGGCAGGCAAGTGTACGAATACCAGAGTGTTGGGTGGCTGAGGGAGTGCAGCAAGTGGGACGACGTCAACAGTCGATTCATCGTATCGTTGTTCGAGGGGGGTATGGGCGTAGTTCCGATTCTTCCCGAGCATCATCATCCCAAAGCCTCGGCCTTGGAGGAGATCCAGGTGGTAAAGGACGCTGACTTGGCCGGCAACGCCACTCTGGGCTTCACCATCGACCGCCCTCGGAATCGGGTGGTGGTGTGCATAGCTGACATTTTGGGCAACCGGTACAGTGCCCTGGCGGCCTATGATATCACCACCTGGAACCGCCTCTTTCTTACCAAACTCAGTGGCCCAG AGGATGAGAAAGCATTTGCAGATGACGTGGCAGTGGATGAGGAGGGTAATTCGTACGTGACCGACCCCAAAGGAGGCAAAATTTGGAAAGTGGGTGCGACCGGCCAATTCCTGGCCACCATACGCAATCCCCTCTTTACCCCCCCGGGCTGGCAGAACCAAATTGTTGGCATCAAAGGAATCATCTATCATCCCAACGGCTACTTCTTGGTGGTTCATACCATGGCCGGCCAGCTCTACAAGGTTGCTACTAACGCTGTCGCTGGGAAGGAGGCCGGCCCGGTGGTTAGGTTGGTAAAACTTGTTGAAGGGGGTAGTTTGAAATTCGGAGATGGGCTGGAGTTGTTGTCTCCCACAAAGCTTATTGTCGCCGGCAACCCGACTAGACTGGTCGAGACCACCGACGACTGGGATACCGCCAGGGTCTCAGGCGTGACCAAAGGTGCCACTCATCGTATTGTCACGGCAGCCACCGTCAAGGACGGCAGGGTTTACCTGAACCACATACTTGGGCTGGGCTACCCCAAACGAAAGCACATTCTCATGGAGGCTGTTTTCTGA
- the LOC113718762 gene encoding protein trichome birefringence-like 6, whose amino-acid sequence MKAARFLVFPLTISSSLTFLAVFSIWVLKATPPFQRQQTPPLHLPFNQTPLQSSGRFLPVPVVSKTLDPHVYQGDLSAKSINFFPTGGNVDTSASDDASDPSTATAAANEIQIQVGTTSFNGIHRSNTTSTTTASDTKFSALAPNKNIVPRKPGNTSGSPLHPTSALPSQDLRAKLYNNSGHVPDNHEVKLLSGINPMHENSRVSRSSGSELTCDVTNGMWVFDQSYPLYRNTTCPFIDEGFNCETNGRLDRDYMKWRWQPQACNIPRFNASKMLELIRGKRLVFVGDSLNRNQWESMLCLLMGAIKDPKKVYETRGRKITKSKGDYRFKFAEYKCTVEFYVTHFLVHESKARIGKKRVQTLRIDTIDKGSSKWRGADILVFNTAHWWSHHKTKAGVNYYQEGDQIHPRLEVSVALRRALATWASWVDKFVNPRKTRVFFRSSAPSHFSGGQWNAGGHCKEASEPTNATFGTSPAINGLVEEVIRRMKTPVTFLNISGLSSYRIDGHPSVFGRPSEKGSFSGIQDCSHWCLPGVPDSWNELLYYHLLFDVTNSHAE is encoded by the exons ATGAAGGCCGCTAGATTTCTGGTGTTTCCTCTCACAATCTCTTCCTCTTTAACCTTTCTCGCCGTCTTTTCCATTTGGGTTCTCAAAGCTACCCCTCCATTTCAACGCCAACAGACCCCTCCTCTTCATCTCCCCTTCAACCAGACTCCTCTGCAGAGTTCCGGTCGCTTCCTACCAGTTCCTGTGGTCTCGAAAACTCTAGATCCTCATGTTTACCAGGGAGATCTTTCAGCAAAAAGCATCAATTTCTTCCCGACAGGTGGAAACGTGGACACTTCGGCTTCCGACGATGCAAGTGATCCGAGTACAGCAACAGCAGCAGCTAATGAAATCCAAATACAAGTAGGTACTACTAGTTTCAACGGCATCCATAGATCCAATACTACTAGTACTACTACCGCCTCGGATACAAAATTCTCAGCACTTGCTCCCAACAAGAATATTGTGCCTAGAAAACCAGGAAATACATCTGGGAGTCCCCTGCATCCGACGTCAGCGTTGCCCAGTCAAGATTTGAGGGCCAAATTATACAACAACAGCGGGCATGTTCCTGATAATCACGAGGTAAAACTTTTGAGCGGGATAAATCCAATGCACGAAAACAGCAGAGTGAGTAGAAGTAGTGGGAGTGAGCTAACATGTGATGTTACCAATGGGATGTGGGTATTTGACCAAAGTTATCCCTTGTATCGAAATACTACTTGTCCCTTCATTGACGAAGGCTTTAATTGTGAGACTAACGGAAGGTTGGATAGAGATTACATGAAATGGAGGTGGCAGCCTCAAGCTTGCAACATTCCCAG GTTTAATGCAAGCAAGATGCTGGAATTGATTAGAGGAAAGAGGCTGGTTTTTGTTGGCGATTCTTTGAACAGAAATCAGTGGGAATCCATGCTATGTTTGTTAATGGGAGCTATCAAGGATCCGAAGAAGGTTTACGAGACCAGAGGGCGAAAAATCACGAAATCCAAGGGAGATTACCGTTTCAAGTTCGCG GAATACAAGTGTACAGTTGAATTCTACGTGACCCATTTTTTAGTTCACGAGAGCAAGGCAAGAATCGGCAAGAAACGGGTGCAGACCTTGCGTATCGACACAATTGACAAAGGCTCTTCAAAGTGGAGAGGTGCTGATATTCTGGTCTTCAACACTGCCCATTGGTGGAGCCACCATAAGACGAAAGCAGG GGTCAACTACTACCAGGAAGGTGACCAAATTCACCCTCGTCTTGAAGTTTCAGTAGCCTTGAGAAGAGCTCTGGCGACTTGGGCATCTTGGGTCGATAAATTTGTCAATCCACGCAAGACGCGAGTTTTCTTTAGAAGTTCAGCGCCTTCGCATTTCAG TGGAGGTCAATGGAATGCTGGTGGCCACTGCAAAGAAGCTTCTGAACCTACCAACGCCACTTTCGGCACGAGCCCTGCGATAAATGGCCTCGTAGAGGAGGTCATAAGGCGGATGAAAACCCCTGTGACCTTTCTGAATATTAGTGGGTTGTCTAGCTATCGGATAGATGGCCATCCATCTGTATTCGGAAGACCATCAGAGAAGGGCAGCTTTTCAGGCATTCAGGATTGCAGCCACTGGTGTCTACCAGGGGTCCCAGACTCTTGGAACGAGTTGTTGTATTACCATTTGCTATTTGATGTCACGAACAGCCACGCAGAGTAA
- the LOC113718737 gene encoding histone-lysine N-methyltransferase EZA1-like isoform X3, translating to MAEDQSVVGRRRIYYDPHGSEALICSDSEEEMVAPEEEKHEFSEAEDRILWMTFTEYGLDEEVLKILIQFVGGTTSEIQERCNMLNEENQARLNKNLLGSEKTESEDSAFLGKRLSAALDSFDNLFCRRCLVFDCRLHGCSQILINSSEKQSYSSDSEDERRPCSENCCLQLRVVENLPQGMEGSSFHVCESKTSAEDGGTLLGQHASETGCMLKIEHNHETPGKRKVLEPLNTVVELASDNLLGSSSKKLKSAAQGTVSMAVDESVLLDQNLSVISKDQEFSGADENQTINDASKNFGCLTNNSGDKVGQDERSEVHEMCILEQTSNLKNISDWKPLEKELFFKGIEIFGRNSCLIARNLLPGLKTCVEVSSFMKDAGAATSHGTAAFPNTVSADNGRGDVDHMVEAEMPARSRLFRKRGRTRKLKYSWKSAGHPSIWRRIVDDKNQSCKQYTPCGCQPICGKQCPCLQNGTCCEKYCGCSKSCKNRFRGCHCAKSQCRSRQCPCFAAGRECDPDVCRNCWVSCGDDSLGEPPRQGDGQCGNMRLLLRQQQRILLAKSDVAGWGAFLKNPVNKNDYLGEYTGELISHREADKRGKIYDRANSSFLFDLNDQYVLDAYRKGDKLKFANHSANPNCYAKVTIELASLLISTLELARSYSMITVMVLIKHLYGLANRRVQKEMIHQYLKDEQRNTNPTERLGSSCCMLVYKYFMCFCAQGYSIENDLFLMM from the exons ATGGCTGAAGACCAATCAGTGGTTGGGAGGAGACGAATATACTATGATCCACATGGTAGTGAAGCACTGATATGCAGTGATAGTGAGGAAGAGATGGTAGCACCTGAGGAAGAGAAACATGAGTTTTCTGAGGCTGAGGACCGTATTTTATG GATGACTTTTACAGAATATGGCTTAGATGAAGAGGTACTCAAGATCTTGATCCAATTTGTTGGAGGCACCACCTCAGAAATCCAG GAGCGCTGTAATATGCTCAATGAAGAAAATCAAGCCAGACTGAATAAAAACCTATTGGGTTCTGAGAAAACTGAATCTGAAGACAGTGCATTTTTGGGAAAACGTCTTAGTGCTGCTTTGGACTCATTTGATAATCTTTTCTGTCGCCGTTGCCTG GTTTTTGATTGCCGTTTGCATGGTTGttcacaaattctaattaacTCT AGCGAAAAGCAGTCTTATTCATCTGACTCTGAAGATGAAAGGAGACCTTGTAGTGAAAACTGCTGCCTTCAG TTAAGAGTTGTTGAAAACCTTCCACAAGGTATGGAAGGTAGTTCCTTCCATGTTTGTGAAAGTAAAACTTCAGCAGAGGATGGCGGTACCCTTCTCGGTCAGCATGCTTCAGAGACAG GCTGTATGCTCAAAATAGAGCACAATCATGAAACTCCTGGGAAGCGCAAGGTATTGGAGCCTCTAAACACAGTGGTAGAACTGGCCTCTGACAACCTTCTGGGATCTTCAAGTAAGAAACTGAAGTCAGCAGCTCAGGGTACAGTTAGCATGGCTGTTGATGAGAGTGTGCTTCTGGATCAAAATCTTTCCGTCATAAGCAAGGACCAGGAATTCAGTGGAGCTGATGAAAATCAAACCATCAATGATGCTAGTAAAAACTTTGGTTGTCTTACTAATAATTCTGGAGATAAAGTCGGGCAAGATGAAAGAAGTGAGGTTCATGAAATGTGCATACTTGAGCAGACATCGAATTTGAAGAATATTTCTGACTGGAAACCTCTTGAAAAAGAATTATTCTTCAAGGGAATAGAAATTTTTGGCAGAAACAG CTGCCTCATAGCTCGGAACTTACTTCCTGGCCTGAAGACTTGTGTCGAGGTATCCAGTTTCATGAAAGATGCTGGGGCAGCAACATCTCATGGAACTGCAGCTTTCCCAAACACTGTTTCAGCTGATAATGGGAGAGGCGATGTAGATCACATGGTT GAGGCTGAGATGCCAGCAAGATCACGTTTATTTCGTAAAAGAGGTCGAACAAGGAAGCTTAAATATTCTTGGAAATCTGCTGGCCATCCATCAATCTGGAGAAGAATTGTTGATGATAAAAACCAGTCCTGCAAACAGTATACTCCTTGTGGATGCCAGCCGATATGTGGAAAGCAATGCCCATGTTTACAAAATGGGACTTGTTGTGAAAAATACTGTGG GTGCTCCAAAAGCTGCAAAAACCGATTCAGGGGATGCCACTGTGCAAAAAGTCAATGCCGAAGCCGACAATGCCCATGCTTTGCTGCTGGACGGGAATGTGACCCTGATGTTTGCCGCAATTGCTGGGTTAG TTGTGGTGATGATTCATTGGGTGAGCCACCTAGACAAGGAGATGGTCAATGTGGCAACATGAGGCTTCTCCTAAGGCAGCAGCAAAGG ATTCTCTTAGCAAAATCTGATGTTGCAGGATGGGGAGCATTCCTCAAG AATCCTGTCAACAAGAATGATTACCTGGGAGAATACACTGGTGAACTGATCTCTCATCGAGAAGCTGATAAGCGTGGAAAAATCTATGATCGTGCTAATTCGTCATTCCTTTTCGACTTGAATGATCAG TATGTACTAGATGCATATCGCAAGGGAGACAAGCTGAAGTTTGCAAACCACTCTGCAAATCCTAACTGCTATGCAAAG GTGACCATCGAGTTGGCATCTTTGCTAATCAGCACATTGGAGCTAGCGAGGAGCTATTCTATGATTACCGTTATGGTCCTGATCAAGCACCTATATGGGCTCGCAAACCGGAGGGTTCAAAAGGAGATGATTCACCAGTACCTCAAGGACGAGCAAAGAAACACCAATCCAACTGAGAGACTTGGCTCTTCATGCTGTATGCTTGTCTATAAATATTTCATGTGCTTTTGCGCACAAGGCTATTCAATagaaaatgacttgtttctcaTGATGTAA
- the LOC113718737 gene encoding histone-lysine N-methyltransferase EZA1-like isoform X1, producing MVSKSTDSASNKSKKLNGGGGQTSDMLGTLSIRINQLKKQIQAESAASVKDKVEDNKKNLETHVSKLIELASSRQDVSISNQQALGDMLLARIENPLCKVNGLAQGWERDSFNAEEALSSTTAKLPLMENIPPYTTWIFLDKNQRMAEDQSVVGRRRIYYDPHGSEALICSDSEEEMVAPEEEKHEFSEAEDRILWMTFTEYGLDEEVLKILIQFVGGTTSEIQERCNMLNEENQARLNKNLLGSEKTESEDSAFLGKRLSAALDSFDNLFCRRCLVFDCRLHGCSQILINSSEKQSYSSDSEDERRPCSENCCLQLRVVENLPQGMEGSSFHVCESKTSAEDGGTLLGQHASETGCMLKIEHNHETPGKRKVLEPLNTVVELASDNLLGSSSKKLKSAAQGTVSMAVDESVLLDQNLSVISKDQEFSGADENQTINDASKNFGCLTNNSGDKVGQDERSEVHEMCILEQTSNLKNISDWKPLEKELFFKGIEIFGRNSCLIARNLLPGLKTCVEVSSFMKDAGAATSHGTAAFPNTVSADNGRGDVDHMVEAEMPARSRLFRKRGRTRKLKYSWKSAGHPSIWRRIVDDKNQSCKQYTPCGCQPICGKQCPCLQNGTCCEKYCGCSKSCKNRFRGCHCAKSQCRSRQCPCFAAGRECDPDVCRNCWVSCGDDSLGEPPRQGDGQCGNMRLLLRQQQRILLAKSDVAGWGAFLKNPVNKNDYLGEYTGELISHREADKRGKIYDRANSSFLFDLNDQYVLDAYRKGDKLKFANHSANPNCYAKVTIELASLLISTLELARSYSMITVMVLIKHLYGLANRRVQKEMIHQYLKDEQRNTNPTERLGSSCCMLVYKYFMCFCAQGYSIENDLFLMM from the exons ATGGTCTCCAAGTCAACAGATTCTGCTTCTAATAAATCCAAA AAACTCAATGGAGGAGGAGGACAAACAAGTGATATGTTGGGGACCTTATCTATCAGGATAAATCAACTGAAAAAGCAGATTCAAGCTGAAAGTGCTGCTTCAGTTAAA GACAAAGTCGAGGACAATAAAAAGAATTTGGAAACTCACGTTTCCAAGCTTATTGAATTGGCTTCATCACGGCAAGATGTTTCGATTTCAAACCAACAAGCTCTTGGTGATATGCTTTTAGCTAGAATTGAAAATCCCCTGTGCAAAGTTAATGGACTTGCTCAAGGGTGGGAAAGAGATTCTTTTAATGCTGAAGAAGCTCTATCCTCAACAACTGCAAAGCTTCCTCTTATGGAGAACATACCACCCTATACTACTTGGATTTTCCTGGACAA AAATCAGAGGATGGCTGAAGACCAATCAGTGGTTGGGAGGAGACGAATATACTATGATCCACATGGTAGTGAAGCACTGATATGCAGTGATAGTGAGGAAGAGATGGTAGCACCTGAGGAAGAGAAACATGAGTTTTCTGAGGCTGAGGACCGTATTTTATG GATGACTTTTACAGAATATGGCTTAGATGAAGAGGTACTCAAGATCTTGATCCAATTTGTTGGAGGCACCACCTCAGAAATCCAG GAGCGCTGTAATATGCTCAATGAAGAAAATCAAGCCAGACTGAATAAAAACCTATTGGGTTCTGAGAAAACTGAATCTGAAGACAGTGCATTTTTGGGAAAACGTCTTAGTGCTGCTTTGGACTCATTTGATAATCTTTTCTGTCGCCGTTGCCTG GTTTTTGATTGCCGTTTGCATGGTTGttcacaaattctaattaacTCT AGCGAAAAGCAGTCTTATTCATCTGACTCTGAAGATGAAAGGAGACCTTGTAGTGAAAACTGCTGCCTTCAG TTAAGAGTTGTTGAAAACCTTCCACAAGGTATGGAAGGTAGTTCCTTCCATGTTTGTGAAAGTAAAACTTCAGCAGAGGATGGCGGTACCCTTCTCGGTCAGCATGCTTCAGAGACAG GCTGTATGCTCAAAATAGAGCACAATCATGAAACTCCTGGGAAGCGCAAGGTATTGGAGCCTCTAAACACAGTGGTAGAACTGGCCTCTGACAACCTTCTGGGATCTTCAAGTAAGAAACTGAAGTCAGCAGCTCAGGGTACAGTTAGCATGGCTGTTGATGAGAGTGTGCTTCTGGATCAAAATCTTTCCGTCATAAGCAAGGACCAGGAATTCAGTGGAGCTGATGAAAATCAAACCATCAATGATGCTAGTAAAAACTTTGGTTGTCTTACTAATAATTCTGGAGATAAAGTCGGGCAAGATGAAAGAAGTGAGGTTCATGAAATGTGCATACTTGAGCAGACATCGAATTTGAAGAATATTTCTGACTGGAAACCTCTTGAAAAAGAATTATTCTTCAAGGGAATAGAAATTTTTGGCAGAAACAG CTGCCTCATAGCTCGGAACTTACTTCCTGGCCTGAAGACTTGTGTCGAGGTATCCAGTTTCATGAAAGATGCTGGGGCAGCAACATCTCATGGAACTGCAGCTTTCCCAAACACTGTTTCAGCTGATAATGGGAGAGGCGATGTAGATCACATGGTT GAGGCTGAGATGCCAGCAAGATCACGTTTATTTCGTAAAAGAGGTCGAACAAGGAAGCTTAAATATTCTTGGAAATCTGCTGGCCATCCATCAATCTGGAGAAGAATTGTTGATGATAAAAACCAGTCCTGCAAACAGTATACTCCTTGTGGATGCCAGCCGATATGTGGAAAGCAATGCCCATGTTTACAAAATGGGACTTGTTGTGAAAAATACTGTGG GTGCTCCAAAAGCTGCAAAAACCGATTCAGGGGATGCCACTGTGCAAAAAGTCAATGCCGAAGCCGACAATGCCCATGCTTTGCTGCTGGACGGGAATGTGACCCTGATGTTTGCCGCAATTGCTGGGTTAG TTGTGGTGATGATTCATTGGGTGAGCCACCTAGACAAGGAGATGGTCAATGTGGCAACATGAGGCTTCTCCTAAGGCAGCAGCAAAGG ATTCTCTTAGCAAAATCTGATGTTGCAGGATGGGGAGCATTCCTCAAG AATCCTGTCAACAAGAATGATTACCTGGGAGAATACACTGGTGAACTGATCTCTCATCGAGAAGCTGATAAGCGTGGAAAAATCTATGATCGTGCTAATTCGTCATTCCTTTTCGACTTGAATGATCAG TATGTACTAGATGCATATCGCAAGGGAGACAAGCTGAAGTTTGCAAACCACTCTGCAAATCCTAACTGCTATGCAAAG GTGACCATCGAGTTGGCATCTTTGCTAATCAGCACATTGGAGCTAGCGAGGAGCTATTCTATGATTACCGTTATGGTCCTGATCAAGCACCTATATGGGCTCGCAAACCGGAGGGTTCAAAAGGAGATGATTCACCAGTACCTCAAGGACGAGCAAAGAAACACCAATCCAACTGAGAGACTTGGCTCTTCATGCTGTATGCTTGTCTATAAATATTTCATGTGCTTTTGCGCACAAGGCTATTCAATagaaaatgacttgtttctcaTGATGTAA
- the LOC113718737 gene encoding histone-lysine N-methyltransferase EZA1-like isoform X2 — protein sequence MVSKSTDSASNKSKKLNGGGGQTSDMLGTLSIRINQLKKQIQAESAASVKDKVEDNKKNLETHVSKLIELASSRQDVSISNQQALGDMLLARIENPLCKVNGLAQGWERDSFNAEEALSSTTAKLPLMENIPPYTTWIFLDKNQRMAEDQSVVGRRRIYYDPHGSEALICSDSEEEMVAPEEEKHEFSEAEDRILWMTFTEYGLDEEVLKILIQFVGGTTSEIQERCNMLNEENQARLNKNLLGSEKTESEDSAFLGKRLSAALDSFDNLFCRRCLVFDCRLHGCSQILINSSEKQSYSSDSEDERRPCSENCCLQLRVVENLPQGMEGSSFHVCESKTSAEDGGTLLGQHASETGCMLKIEHNHETPGKRKVLEPLNTVVELASDNLLGSSSKKLKSAAQGTVSMAVDESVLLDQNLSVISKDQEFSGADENQTINDASKNFGCLTNNSGDKVGQDERSEVHEMCILEQTSNLKNISDWKPLEKELFFKGIEIFGRNSCLIARNLLPGLKTCVEVSSFMKDAGAATSHGTAAFPNTVSADNGRGDVDHMVEAEMPARSRLFRKRGRTRKLKYSWKSAGHPSIWRRIVDDKNQSCKQYTPCGCQPICGKQCPCLQNGTCCEKYCGCSKSCKNRFRGCHCAKSQCRSRQCPCFAAGRECDPDVCRNCWVSCGDDSLGEPPRQGDGQCGNMRLLLRQQQRILLAKSDVAGWGAFLKNPVNKNDYLGEYTGELISHREADKRGKIYDRANSSFLFDLNDQYVLDAYRKGDKLKFANHSANPNCYAKVILVAGDHRVGIFANQHIGASEELFYDYRYGPDQAPIWARKPEGSKGDDSPVPQGRAKKHQSN from the exons ATGGTCTCCAAGTCAACAGATTCTGCTTCTAATAAATCCAAA AAACTCAATGGAGGAGGAGGACAAACAAGTGATATGTTGGGGACCTTATCTATCAGGATAAATCAACTGAAAAAGCAGATTCAAGCTGAAAGTGCTGCTTCAGTTAAA GACAAAGTCGAGGACAATAAAAAGAATTTGGAAACTCACGTTTCCAAGCTTATTGAATTGGCTTCATCACGGCAAGATGTTTCGATTTCAAACCAACAAGCTCTTGGTGATATGCTTTTAGCTAGAATTGAAAATCCCCTGTGCAAAGTTAATGGACTTGCTCAAGGGTGGGAAAGAGATTCTTTTAATGCTGAAGAAGCTCTATCCTCAACAACTGCAAAGCTTCCTCTTATGGAGAACATACCACCCTATACTACTTGGATTTTCCTGGACAA AAATCAGAGGATGGCTGAAGACCAATCAGTGGTTGGGAGGAGACGAATATACTATGATCCACATGGTAGTGAAGCACTGATATGCAGTGATAGTGAGGAAGAGATGGTAGCACCTGAGGAAGAGAAACATGAGTTTTCTGAGGCTGAGGACCGTATTTTATG GATGACTTTTACAGAATATGGCTTAGATGAAGAGGTACTCAAGATCTTGATCCAATTTGTTGGAGGCACCACCTCAGAAATCCAG GAGCGCTGTAATATGCTCAATGAAGAAAATCAAGCCAGACTGAATAAAAACCTATTGGGTTCTGAGAAAACTGAATCTGAAGACAGTGCATTTTTGGGAAAACGTCTTAGTGCTGCTTTGGACTCATTTGATAATCTTTTCTGTCGCCGTTGCCTG GTTTTTGATTGCCGTTTGCATGGTTGttcacaaattctaattaacTCT AGCGAAAAGCAGTCTTATTCATCTGACTCTGAAGATGAAAGGAGACCTTGTAGTGAAAACTGCTGCCTTCAG TTAAGAGTTGTTGAAAACCTTCCACAAGGTATGGAAGGTAGTTCCTTCCATGTTTGTGAAAGTAAAACTTCAGCAGAGGATGGCGGTACCCTTCTCGGTCAGCATGCTTCAGAGACAG GCTGTATGCTCAAAATAGAGCACAATCATGAAACTCCTGGGAAGCGCAAGGTATTGGAGCCTCTAAACACAGTGGTAGAACTGGCCTCTGACAACCTTCTGGGATCTTCAAGTAAGAAACTGAAGTCAGCAGCTCAGGGTACAGTTAGCATGGCTGTTGATGAGAGTGTGCTTCTGGATCAAAATCTTTCCGTCATAAGCAAGGACCAGGAATTCAGTGGAGCTGATGAAAATCAAACCATCAATGATGCTAGTAAAAACTTTGGTTGTCTTACTAATAATTCTGGAGATAAAGTCGGGCAAGATGAAAGAAGTGAGGTTCATGAAATGTGCATACTTGAGCAGACATCGAATTTGAAGAATATTTCTGACTGGAAACCTCTTGAAAAAGAATTATTCTTCAAGGGAATAGAAATTTTTGGCAGAAACAG CTGCCTCATAGCTCGGAACTTACTTCCTGGCCTGAAGACTTGTGTCGAGGTATCCAGTTTCATGAAAGATGCTGGGGCAGCAACATCTCATGGAACTGCAGCTTTCCCAAACACTGTTTCAGCTGATAATGGGAGAGGCGATGTAGATCACATGGTT GAGGCTGAGATGCCAGCAAGATCACGTTTATTTCGTAAAAGAGGTCGAACAAGGAAGCTTAAATATTCTTGGAAATCTGCTGGCCATCCATCAATCTGGAGAAGAATTGTTGATGATAAAAACCAGTCCTGCAAACAGTATACTCCTTGTGGATGCCAGCCGATATGTGGAAAGCAATGCCCATGTTTACAAAATGGGACTTGTTGTGAAAAATACTGTGG GTGCTCCAAAAGCTGCAAAAACCGATTCAGGGGATGCCACTGTGCAAAAAGTCAATGCCGAAGCCGACAATGCCCATGCTTTGCTGCTGGACGGGAATGTGACCCTGATGTTTGCCGCAATTGCTGGGTTAG TTGTGGTGATGATTCATTGGGTGAGCCACCTAGACAAGGAGATGGTCAATGTGGCAACATGAGGCTTCTCCTAAGGCAGCAGCAAAGG ATTCTCTTAGCAAAATCTGATGTTGCAGGATGGGGAGCATTCCTCAAG AATCCTGTCAACAAGAATGATTACCTGGGAGAATACACTGGTGAACTGATCTCTCATCGAGAAGCTGATAAGCGTGGAAAAATCTATGATCGTGCTAATTCGTCATTCCTTTTCGACTTGAATGATCAG TATGTACTAGATGCATATCGCAAGGGAGACAAGCTGAAGTTTGCAAACCACTCTGCAAATCCTAACTGCTATGCAAAG GTAATATTGGTTGCAGGTGACCATCGAGTTGGCATCTTTGCTAATCAGCACATTGGAGCTAGCGAGGAGCTATTCTATGATTACCGTTATGGTCCTGATCAAGCACCTATATGGGCTCGCAAACCGGAGGGTTCAAAAGGAGATGATTCACCAGTACCTCAAGGACGAGCAAAGAAACACCAATCCAACTGA